Below is a genomic region from Sorghum bicolor cultivar BTx623 chromosome 9, Sorghum_bicolor_NCBIv3, whole genome shotgun sequence.
gtTATTAGCCGGCCAGCAGCTAGTTAGGTAGTTGTGTTAAGAACGGAAACAAGCACAGTGACATGGGCTGAAGCTATTACCACTAGCAAGTTAAATGGTGTAACTCGATCCGGTAACCACACCGAGATAGAAATATTTCTTTTCCTTTGCAAGGAGTTAAAAAAGAAACATGTTCTCATCGAACTAGAAACACgttttttttttaccaaactTAGGGGCTGCTTGGTTCCCGACCAGTGTTGGCCACTCCTAAATGGCGTAGCCATAACCGTGGTGTCCATAAAGTATGCCACATTCGTCACAGTCTCGCCATAAATTAGTATACACTAAACGACAAGGAAGATGAGCAAAACAACGAGAGAAAAACCTATGGTGGCCAAAGCGTGGACGAGAACCAAACAACAACTTCAGGCAGCCGCAGTTTACCGAGTGACGTATTTTGGctgccaaccaaacacacccttaaaCCACTTCGACAACCGCAATCCACTTCGACAACCGCAATAAACCACCAATATCCACAACAAAAAATTTAAATGcacattttttatttaaaataaagCCCAGcactaatatttatcataaattAACCTCCTAAAAACCAaggggaaaagaaaaaaaaagagaaaaccgtggcgtggtcggcaacggCACCCAATCACACGGGCAGGCGACGGCCACGTGTCCGTGCCGCAGCCGCGTCCCCGCGCCCCGAAACGCACTGCCACCACCCGGTCACCAAACCACCCCCACCCGGTCGCCGCCGGTCACCTCCGCGCACGCCAACGCCACGGTTAAATAACAACCACCCCCCTCCCGTCTCcgcatttcttctcttctcccccCTCGCTTGTTCGTCGCGTCCTCCTCCTGCTCAGATCAAGAAACCGTGTCCTGTCGTGCCCCTGGGAACCATCGGGGATCGATTGCCGTTCCTCTCCCGCACCTCAGATCGTACAACGACGGCGGCGTTCGGAGGTCTACGTGCTCTTTTCGGCGGGTCGGCTCGCGGATCGGGCGGTGTCTGGTTGACGGCGaggcaacggcggcggcggtcgtcTTGGACCGGGAGTAGTTGAGTCTGCTGAGAGGTGCGGAGATGGTGGCCGAGGCGGAGGTGATGCATCAGACCCCCGTGCCGGTGCTAGAGGTGCAGTACCACCGGTGCGTGACGACAAAAGGGGTTGAAGACGTCGTCGGGAtgtccgcggcggcggcggcggccgtagCCGCGCCCGCGGAGGTCGGGGTTGAAGTCGAGGTCGAGGTCGAGGTCGAGGTCGAGGTCGCCGTGGAGGTGCCTCTCATGGTGAGTTCCTCAAGCTCAGCCTActggtgaaaaaaaaaatctatctcTGACTGGAAACATTTTAGCCGAAATTTCTTGCTTGTAAGTTTGCAAATCAAATTTCATGTTAGGTGTTGTTACTACCGATTAATTACTACTACTGTTGTGCTACTGTTCTTCAAGTGTGTAGGACAAGCTCAGGGAGTCCCTCTTTTCATCTTCCTTTTTCTCGATTTGGGGGGAAAAAAGATCTGCTCGTGGATGCAAAAGGCTGATACACTTGCTTGCCAAAAAGTAGTAGCTCCTTTCTTGAGGGGAGGAGCTCTAGTGTGGTGGTTGCACAGTTGTAGGCCTCATCAGGGTTCAGAAAAGTGGGTGGTGAATTATTGGACCCATACATACATGTCTCTAGTAGTGTTTGGTGGTGGTTGAGTTTAGTTTTATGCGTGCTTTTGCACTAGTTCAGATTACCCAGTTGAGTTTGGCTTAGTGGTTCTTAATCTGGTCATTTATATACTGCTTGCCTGTTAATGCAATAAAAGATTTGCTGTTCTACTTTCTTAACCTGATTCATCAGCATGTAGTGGGCTATTAGTGGGTGAACCATATGTGCAGTATGTGGCATGTTCTCACCTGTTTAGGTGCGTAATTTGTCAACTGCGTAGACGAAGGAACTTTTTGGAAACTGAGATAGTTTGGCCTTGACACACGGTGTTTATTTTGTGAATTAGGAGGCAACAATGGGCTGTTCTTCTTACTAATTAGGATGCAACAATGGACTGTTCTTCTTACTGCTTTCTACCATTCAACGATTAAGGCACTAAttgttttttttgtgtgtgataTAGGGGTTGGAGCAGCCTGATGCTGCACCAAGTGTGTCTATGGACGTGCTACAGTTTGTGCCCACCATTCGATCTGGTAGCTTTGCCGATATTGGGCCTAGGAGGTACATGGAGGATGAACACATCAGGATAGATGATCTTTCTGCTCATCTTGGCTCACTGTTGGTCTGCCCTTTGCCTAGTGCCTTCTATGGGGTAAGTCATTTTATCTGTAAATTACCTCTCCAGCACTTGGTGTTAAAACACTGCCATGCCTAACTGATTGTATCCCTGTGTTTTAGGTTTTTGATGGCCATGGCGGTCCGGATGCCGCAGCCTACATGAAAAGGCATGCAATGAGGTTCTTATTCGAGGATAGTGAGTTCCCACAAGCATCTCAAGTCGATGAGATGTACGTTCAGTCTGTTGAGAGCTCTGTCCGCAGAGCTTTCCTGCAGGCAGATCTTGCTCTGGCTGATGATTTGGACATCAGCCGCTCATCTGGAACCACTGCGCTCACTGCATTAGTCTTTGGGAGGTATAATTAGCTGTAGAGCAGTGATAGCATTTCGAATCACTTGAGCCACATTGTTCTTGTCTCAAACATTCCTGTGCTTTCCCCTCCTTGCAGGCAACTACTGGTTGCAAACGCTGGTGACTGCCGTGCGGTCTTATGCCGAAAAGGAGTCGCGATGGAGATGTCTCGAGACCACCGCGCAAACTATGTCGAGGAGTGCGAGAGGGTCGCGGCATCCGGAGGGTACATTGAGGATGGCTACCTCAACGGGGTCCTCTCGGTGACGCGCGCCCTAGGCGACTGGGACATGAAGACGCCCGACGCGTCGGTGTCCCCGCTCATTGCGGAGCCCGAGTTCCGGCAGGCGACGCTGGGCGAGGACGACGAGTTCCTCATCATGGGCTGTGATGGCATCTGGGACGTGATGACGAGCCAGCACGCGGTGAGCCTCGTACGGCGGGGCCTGCGGCAGCACGATGACCCTGCCCGGTGCGCGAGGGAGCTCGTGATGGAGGCCAAGCGGCTGGAGACGGCGGACAACCTCACGGTCATTGTGGTGTGCTTCGCATCGGAGATGGGATCACAACAGCAGGAGCAGCCCGTGAGGCCCAGGAGCTGCAAGGGCCTGTCGACGGAGGCACTGTGCAACCTGAGGAGCTGGCTGGAGACCGACCACCGCTAGAGGGAGAACCTGAGGAGCTGGCTGGAGACCGACCACCGCTAGAGGGAGAACTTGAGGAGCTGGCTGGAGACCGACCACCGCTAgagggcggcggcagcggctgcTTGAGTGTGGAGGAGGTTGGGTTCGGGATGTGTAAATACTATGCTGACAACACTGGTTGACGCATGATGAGCGCTGGGCCATTTGTtgagaggcggctgcggattaCGTAGGCAGGTCAGCTGTAGCAGCAGCCAGCAGTTTTGTAGGTTATTTTTCACTttgttctttctttctttctttcatcCTTGTTATTTAGTCGTTGATGTTATTGTTAGCACCACCTCTCTGTTGTACATATatgtatgatgatgatgttgatggcATGCTCCATTGCCACTACCTTCTTCCATGTTTGGTTCTGTTGTGATGCTGGAATTGCAGCAGATTGGCCGTTGGCCGTTGGGGCTACTGAACAGAGAGATGGCGGCTCATACATGAGGCAAAGAGGTTAACTAGAAACAGTGAACAGCCTTGAGGCGACGTGAAGCCGTAAGAGCATGCGTTTCACTAATGCCAATGGCACCATTGCACCAACTACAGAAGGGGCCTTTCAAGCAAAGTTGCTTTCTACGTCTTGGAGATAAGATGGCATGGCCAATTGCAAAGGCACAAGAGTCTATGTTTGGATGTGTTTATACCTGAGCCGCCAACTTCAGTCATCAGTGAGAAAAGTAGAGCAGAGCGGGCTGCACAGCCACTGCATTTGACTACGCAAATGGGAGTCGAGCAGGTAGCAGATGGGAGTGGACTAGTGCGCACCTGTGCCAATCGCACGCAATTCCGGCGACAAACCGGGGTAGATAAGTCGTGTAGGAGACACGACAGCTTCGGCTGCCAAATCCACAATTTTTACATACtcaccgttccaaattatatatATTTCTAGATATATATGCTATATCTACTTACATAGctttaactatatatatatagccagaAATAATTTGGAACACGGAGAGTATATAACAAGTAAAACTCAGGGATAAACAGCAGAGTGAAGAGTTCAGGTCCAAAGGCTTGTAAATTACTGCCAAACATCCGTGTAAGTTATCTTTTGCTCTCCCCACACTAAAGCTAACAACAGCCTCTGAGAATGACAGTAAAGATTGTCTGTTCTCACAGCCTACGCAGATGCTGAGGGAATATGGCAAGCCGACAAGCAGGCGTCAAGGTCGCAAGTCTTTCAGCCTCACTGTAATTGCCAGTGGGCAGTTTGTTCAACAGATAACCATGACTCGTACTACTAGACAGCGACTTGTATTTACTCTGTCAGTTCAGCCAAATATCAGATCAGATCCTACGAAGAGTAGCAGGCGATTCACGCAGCTTTCAGAATACAGATTCACACGGCTTCTCGTTTGGGCTACATGGGTGTGGTGGCCTGGACGGATCTTCCAAAAGGGAGGAACAGGTCCACCATGGAGTCATACTCCTCTCTGCTAACCTGAGCGGCATTCAACATCTGCATCGCACATCATCGATTGGGGAAAGAACTCAGATGTCACCAAAGCAAAATAAGATACATTATTCAAGTAAGCACAAAAATCTTCAGTGAAAAGTAAAATCGGGTACTCACCTTTTGCACAAGCTTCGAATTTGAAAAGACTGGAGCAAGGGCAGGAAGCTGGTGAACAGAGAGGGCATCAAGCATTACCAGAACCACAGCCTGCCACTGCCTTGATCGCAGAGAAGGCAGGGCTTCAACGAAAGACATTGTGTCAATCAAGTAGCCCTGGTGGCAAAGCAAGGCTCACATTAGATAATCCAAAAGCAAGCACATACACGGTGTAGTTTCATGTGTTAAGGCCAATATAACTGTCAGCCACCAGCATGAAGCTAGCAGTCTTATTTTGAAAAGGTATGATATTATCTGCTTGGTAAAGTTGACACATACCAAAGTAATCTCCAATTTTGAAACCGGTATCTGCAACCTCAAGTTTGATATGAGTACTGGCACAGCATTACAAACACAAGAATCTAGAGCTCTTCTAATCTCCGATGAGAGCCCATCCTTCAGAACTATCTTCTCAGGATATTCCCTCCCATTGGCAATCAACAACTCTTCCACTGAACCCCTTTCAAGCCCATACACATAGGCCAAAGATGACCTGGATATCCATCCGAATAGCGCAGCCCAAATTGTTCCGAAAGCAGACAGCTGAAAAGAAATGTACATCATGCTGAGACTGAATTAAAAGAAGCAAAACtggtatttatttttttccttcttAATAATACTTACAGTTAGACTAAAACCTTCTGGAGGCGTGTCATGCCAAGAATCGTCAACTTCAAACATGTCTGTATCCAAAAGTACAGGTTTCTTAGGCCACTTGATAACATCCCTATCTATCTCAGGGTCATCATCTCCGCCATTGTTTTTGGCATCGCCATATTCTTTCTGGTTAAGCATGTCAGGCAGAATGATGATTCCAGCCTTTGAAACTGACATTAGAGAGGCTTGCATCAGTACCAATCAATAACAAAAGTTGTGTACCTCAAAGAATAGCAACCGTGGGAATAAAATGAATACATGCTCACCTGCATCTTCTGTTTCTGCTGTGCCTGAAGAAATAGCTTCTGCTGCCTCAATAAGTGCTGCAGCACATGCCTCTGCAGATGCACGCCTTAGTGAACTGTCTATGCCTTCGTTGGGTTGTTTTATGCTACTTGAGGGGCTTTCATATGCTTTGCTAGTTTCTAGGACACTTCCATTCTCATCTGCCCACGTAACAGACTGTCTACCGCTCTTAGACCCAGTAACTTTCAACGAAGGCTTCAATGCAGGCCTCATCTTTTCATCAGTTGTCTCATCATTTCCTATGTTCACTGCTTCACTGAATTCTTCGCACAGTTGTTCAGCATAAGCTTGCGTTGAATCTTTTGCTGAAGATTGAGATGACGAGGGATGATTGTCTACCAATACAGAACTTGACAAATAGTTATACTGATTCATAGCACTTTCCTCCCTGTTTGTCGAAGCATCCCCAATAATGATGGTACTCGTGAAGTCCACCTCGTGGCCATCGCTTCCAGCAGGCCTTTTTCTAGACTTACTCTTATGTGTCCTCGATGATGCTTTACTCACTTTATTTTTCTTACTGCCTTTTCTCTCTTCCAAAACTACATCCTCGAGCTGCTTGGCAATAGAATCAGATATGCAAGATGACAGCATACTGTCATCTTCCTCTTGCTCCATCATCTTTGATGGGGTTTTGGTTTTCTTCTTTCTACTAAGTGTCTTTGTATTCTCACCAAGAACCAGGTCGCCCATTCTCTCAGCCATTACTTCAGCGCTCATGTGTGTTTCAACCAATGAAAGTGGACTTGTCATGCCATCTTCACTAGGAGCAGCAGTCCTATCATCCACATTCTTAGTTCTGGACAGATCAGATCCAGCAACTTTATTCTGCTCAGCCTGTGGCTTTTGCCCTGAAAACAGAACATAAGCTCACTGTATCTTCAATTGTTCGAAATTTAAGACAGGTCGAACAAAGGGCAAGAATGGAGATAAGCATCCTTTCATGTACAGAAATGTGCCTGCAAGTAAAACTACCGTTACTCTGGTAAACATTGTTACTTACACCAGTGACCAGAAAATTAGTGTGCCAAATCTATATCAACCCAAAGATGCTTGCAGAACCCAGATTAAAGTTTTAGTGTGCAATTTTGCTAAGAAAAATAATACAACACTCTTAAGCAAAGCTGAGGACCCTATAAATTTTCAGTGTGCTGCAAGGTGCAGGCTGAACTGCATCAGTAGCAAAGTTATGACGTGTAAATGCAGCAGTAGAGATATTAAATCAAGTGCACTGACTAAATTGCAAGGGGTGAAGTGACCTGGTCAATTTTTTCCTACTGTTTTGCAGATTTGTAACACCTCCATTCAAAGGAATGGAGTAAGAGTCAGAAAATCCTTGACCAACAGGCTATATTATTCTATTTTCTTTAACTTCTACTACTTGATACACTTAAACAAAAACACCTACATTTGCGGATTGCACGCATCAATCACCATAGACACAATCATATCAACAATATGCAGGTAACATTGAGTTTGATTCCTTTCACCGACATAGTTTTCATGTGACCCACCGCCTAGAGCCTAAGCGAGCCTAGGCGTTTTAATGTTTATACAGATACATATGTATTACCTTAAATTACCTTAAGTAAAAGAAGAAATAAGAGATCTGTGGACCTAAAGTTGGAAGAAAGGCCAATAAAAAAAGCCCAGCACACATTATCCACCCCTTCCACCTTATCCATCCAACCATCGCCCTCCCACCGCACGCTCCGCCTCCCT
It encodes:
- the LOC8068186 gene encoding probable protein phosphatase 2C 47, coding for MVAEAEVMHQTPVPVLEVQYHRCVTTKGVEDVVGMSAAAAAAVAAPAEVGVEVEVEVEVEVEVAVEVPLMGLEQPDAAPSVSMDVLQFVPTIRSGSFADIGPRRYMEDEHIRIDDLSAHLGSLLVCPLPSAFYGVFDGHGGPDAAAYMKRHAMRFLFEDSEFPQASQVDEMYVQSVESSVRRAFLQADLALADDLDISRSSGTTALTALVFGRQLLVANAGDCRAVLCRKGVAMEMSRDHRANYVEECERVAASGGYIEDGYLNGVLSVTRALGDWDMKTPDASVSPLIAEPEFRQATLGEDDEFLIMGCDGIWDVMTSQHAVSLVRRGLRQHDDPARCARELVMEAKRLETADNLTVIVVCFASEMGSQQQEQPVRPRSCKGLSTEALCNLRSWLETDHR
- the LOC8071280 gene encoding putative RNA polymerase II subunit B1 CTD phosphatase RPAP2 homolog yields the protein MSSPAAAAAAEAPRTVASAVLRIQMALLDGAAASNEALLHAAASALLSRADYDDVVTERTIADACGNPACPNPLPSSSSAAAATGPRFHIALSEHRVYDLEEARKFCSDRCLVASKALAASLPHDRPYGVPLDRLAAVVALVEGAAAAGDGSGLGFQGVDGNVKMKDEGRKVEIKEKEVAGAGEVSLQDWIGPSDAIEGYVPRRDRSAHGQKPQAEQNKVAGSDLSRTKNVDDRTAAPSEDGMTSPLSLVETHMSAEVMAERMGDLVLGENTKTLSRKKKTKTPSKMMEQEEDDSMLSSCISDSIAKQLEDVVLEERKGSKKNKVSKASSRTHKSKSRKRPAGSDGHEVDFTSTIIIGDASTNREESAMNQYNYLSSSVLVDNHPSSSQSSAKDSTQAYAEQLCEEFSEAVNIGNDETTDEKMRPALKPSLKVTGSKSGRQSVTWADENGSVLETSKAYESPSSSIKQPNEGIDSSLRRASAEACAAALIEAAEAISSGTAETEDAVSKAGIIILPDMLNQKEYGDAKNNGGDDDPEIDRDVIKWPKKPVLLDTDMFEVDDSWHDTPPEGFSLTLSAFGTIWAALFGWISRSSLAYVYGLERGSVEELLIANGREYPEKIVLKDGLSSEIRRALDSCVCNAVPVLISNLRLQIPVSKLEITLGYLIDTMSFVEALPSLRSRQWQAVVLVMLDALSVHQLPALAPVFSNSKLVQKMLNAAQVSREEYDSMVDLFLPFGRSVQATTPM